The Argentina anserina chromosome 5, drPotAnse1.1, whole genome shotgun sequence genome includes the window aattgaatattagaccttttaaatataaacttcttgattatttcattattttaattatattatttcacaaatatcatCAAAATAGTGATAAAAAGTCATAGTTTTAACCCATGTAacattttagaaataagattatcaaATATGTTATagtattttgtttattttcctattctaaatagttatataaaataaataatttaattacacaaatttttatattaattgTGTCTTATAATGTTAATGAGACGGGCCGGCCCGTTTTTGCCCTGGCTCGACATGGGCTCGGACCGGAATACCGAAACATAAGTCCCTGTTTTTTTTGGTCCTGTGATGGAATCTGCCTCGCTTTGTCCATCAATGGAGTAGTGAGTAGTTCGATTTGTTGTCTCATTATCTTAGCCCTTTGCTACCAAATTGAAGTTTAATTTAAGCTCAATTTTAAGATGTTGATGAATTTAACGAAAACAAGAAAGAAACGAAATCTACTTTTAGTGTTTGGCAGTGAAATATTTGCTCTAACAGAAGGCATTGTGTTATTGTCTTTGAAATATACAATTCTTCAATGATGGGATGCGGAGGGCGAGGAAGCACTATGTGCTCCTTCTCGGTTTGATGTTGGACTGTTGTTGGTTATAGGAAAATTCATTCAAATAAGCTGCTATTACATCGGAATCACAATACTCAAACGGGGCCTTAGGGTTCTAGTAATCTGGCACAAGTGTCACTTATGTCTTATGGAATCCCTTGAGCCTTTGCATTGGGCCATCCTGACATTGGAGTATCGATCGCAACCCGTAGTTTGATTAGGTTTTGTATCTATCGTGTTCCCTAATCTCAGTTTGATTACCTTTCCCATATGTACGAGGAATAATTTAGTTTTTCACACCAATATAAATTCAAATCCCTGACGTGGAATGCACGTATTGTTTATAGTACTTCGTTTGCTCTCAAACATAAAGCTCCGACCAGTAGCTAAATCAATCCTCCGGATCTAATGAAGAGAAAGCTGTGTCCGACTTTTGAGATTGACGGCCATAACAAATCGTTAAAATTATAGTCCGTGGATCGAATTAGTGAGTTGTCAGATGATCTCATATCGAGAGTATTAACCCTCTTGGCGCTAAAGGAAGCCCCAGATACAAGTATTCTCTCTAGTCGATGGCGGTATATGTGGGCATCTTCGCCTAGGAAAATTCTCAACTTTAACGCTGATGAATGTCTACGTCAATTTCCAGTTCTTAGTCGAGAACTGAGAGACCAGAAAACTCGCAGATATGTTGATTGGGTCGATCATTCGGTGGAACAACATAGGAGATCGATCAGGCATCAAATAATTTAGGGTTTGCTTTCATGTGAATGGAATTGTTTTACAAATTCAATTGATAAATGGATTCAGTTTGCCTTAGTGTCGTTGCATGGTTTGCTGCTCAACGAGattcttttaattttctatcaaCCCCAGGGTGTCTTTCTTTATAAGGTTTTGTCGAGGGCATGAGGGCTGGATCTGGGATGAGATTTGACAAGGGTGGCATGCTTGGTGGTCGGAAAATCGGCTCTCCTTAGATTCCTCCTTGTGCGACGGCATCATTGATTGCAATCGTTGGTGTTGTTGCCAAGGCCACttctttgggttttttttttttgctgtaGGGGACTGGCTTGCGGCGGCATGGCTTGGTGCGGGGGGTGCAACTGTTGGCGGTCGTGCTTACTTGTTGGTTGACGGTGGCATGTATTAGACGGAGGTATGTCGATCGGGAACACGATGGAGGAGGGTAGAACTGGGTTGACGTAGCTTTTGGGCCCAAGATGACTCTTTTGAGTTGTGCATCCTTGGTTTACTATCGTGGGCTGTGTTGTTAGGCCTATTATCTTTAGTCTATTTTATACCTTTGtctattttatattattaggTTTAGTTTATTCTCTATTGTTATGTATTTGTCATAGCATAGACTTGCTTAGTATGAGATGTGTTTATTACCAAAGTATAGTTTTATGCCGCATACTAGTTTTGAGTTTAGGCTCATAACTTCttatttgatgttgttatCAACAGATTGATATGTAATAAATATCTAGgccacaaatatatatatatatatatatataacgcaATGATTTCTCATATATAACAAAAGGTGGTGCAGATCATAGGGTATCGCCCGAGAAAAATAATTGTCCCGTATGTCAACTAGTTAGAGAAATACGTTGTCTTTGTACACATATAAAAGCCTTCAGGCCGCCGGCGTCGCCAATACATAGTTGAACTAtggaaccttttttttttctattgaaAAGAGAGGTATGTCCGAATTCTGATAATCGGTGAAATTAGAGTCAGTAACactttttcaaaataaaaaagagggTCAGTAACACTCTAATTGTTTGTTAACAATATGTTGATACCAACAAAAGAATATTGCAAGATCGAAATGCTACCATATCATATATCAACACCGGAACCCGGAACAACGATCACTCTAATTGCTCATGCCAAAATACAATAAGATGCAATAAAACCAAGAAAATACAAAAGATCGAAGAGAAGGAAATCACATCTTAACATATCCCCTAACCTCCAACGAAACATTGAAAATTGACTGTGACctaagaaaaaacaaaaccaatagCACCCGCGGGTGATGGAATCGTGGAGACCTCCGGTCAGATTTTCTGAGCCCTCTCCAGGTACCCAGGCAACGGACTCGCACGTGGCGATCTGAGAGGAACTCCGCTAAGCTGCTGCCCGTTGCTATCGTAATATATTGCGCCGGAGAAATCCAACGGCTCGCACTTGTCCCCCATCAGAATCGACCGCTGCCACACCCCGCCGTCTCCCCACTTTTCTTCCTCATGGCCCCCACGGCCCTTGGGTCTCTCTCCCCCGCTGCCGCCGCCGCAGACGACCTTCCTGGGGTGAAAGAGAGTGATGGCCTTGTTGCTTATGTTCGTCATCAGCTTCTTGGGCTTATTCAACGACGACGTTTTCATAGGCTTACTGGCCTTGAGCTTATGGGTTAGGCGGCTGGCTATGTCCATGAGGGCTGAGACAGTGGCGAGCATCCTCTCCTTCGAGCTCAGCCGTATCGGATAGCTGTCCGAGCCCGCTTCGGAGTCTGTTTGGAGCCGACGGACCATGTCTTCTTGTGGAAGAAGATGGAAAAAACTCGTGGTGTATTGTGTTCTTGTAATGGAAATGAAATGCGAGTCTTCTTCAGTTGGCAGAGAAGACTTGGTGGGTATGGTGAGAATATATAGGAGAAGAAATGGGGTGCATGCAGGTGACCGGGTAGCCGGTGGCTAGCTTAATTTGCTGCTTTGGTTGGAGAATTTATGGGCTTATTGAGGTTGGACTGGTGTCTAGCTAGCTTCTAGGGTTGACTGGCAACCGTTTTGGTCATTTATGATATTATAGAATTAGTAGAGACAAATAGAGATGGTTTGGATTaaatttttagaaaattaCTTAATAATACCAGAGTAACCTGAtcatatttgaattaattaaaactcattttttatatttcttatataaattaaGACATAAGcccaaatttaaaaaataaattgaataaaactgattaattaattaatacaaaaatatataaaatatccttattttcgtgaaaattaccaaatattATTCCCATATCTAACAAGTTTCTCTCTccttattttttagtttttttttccggaaagtttaagttttccggccaaaccatcgacaatttggaggtgaggcaatatatgaaattgtttcttatgtcatgggctttcatttaagtactatattacatatgttttgagaaattttgaatttttgaattttgcttACAAAAAAACCATAATAGCAGTTAATTTCTCAGTCGACAGTAACAGCTAGATTCATAGTCAACAGTAGCATGTATCTTTCAAGTCGACAATAACAGTTGGTTTTTAACTCGACAATAAcagttaatttttataattgacAGTAATAGATAACATTTCTATTGTGGTAGCATGCACTATGGGTCAAAAAgaggtaaaaaagtaaaatatttttaaatagaATCCTAATTCTTCCCACCTCACTACGTTTGGCGCCTCACATTTTCCAACTCTTCCGGTGGAGCAACGCTAGATCCGGACCACCTCCTTCCTTCATAGAGAGTTCAGTATGACATGTGGCAACTTGccattatttgtaaattttgttCCTTATTTactttatcaaattaagtagtgagttatttgtaaattaaattgttaTCTGATACTTTTGAGTAGtttattattaaattttaaaagcttgtatatatatatggtaatcCCAGAGGAAGAAGGGAAGCTCGGAAGGCGTTATATAATAGAGGGTTTGTATGGAAAATGTTGGTAATCCTAATCACAGCTCGCTCACCACCTTGTCCTACACTTTCTTGATAAGCACAAATCACTAATTTGGTTGCTAATAATCCTATCCCCAAATGCTTTCTTTAGGTCCCTAAATTCATACTTGCAATTAATTGTCATTATTCTTATTCCATCGATTTGGCGggattttttttcccttaatCTTTATaccaatgaatgaaaaaaaaaaaaactaatttgtGGAACTTGGAATTATTTTCCTTAATGGTTGAATTTGAATGTACAATCATTCTTAATCTGATAAACATGATTAATGTAGTTTTGGGTACCTGATAACCTGAAAGCGCTATATCTTAGCCGAATAAAAATGAGATCGATCATCAAAGCGTGCTTATTGCCCTATGTGTTATGTATGTAAATTGCGCGCATGGTGGACTGAGGAGGAGCTATGGATTAAACAAATCATTATCAAAATTTCAGAATACAATGAACTAACTAGTACTCTAGTAGAGATCGAAGACTTGCTTGCTCAATTATTTAGTTCTGTGTGCTTAGAATGCAGCTATATAAACTAGTAGTGGTTGAGTCAACCCGCAACTTGTTTCGCCGACGTCTGCAAATCAGAAATATCGATGATAGAGAATGGCCAAGTCTTCGCTTTTCGATCGGATTTTAGCTAACTGGAGGCGGACTGGTGCTGAGGTCTTATGTTGGACTCGGCTCCTTTCGTACTTCAACTTGAAATCTTGTGTATATCATTCATCAAGGACCCcacatatatcaaata containing:
- the LOC126794841 gene encoding uncharacterized protein LOC126794841 encodes the protein MVRRLQTDSEAGSDSYPIRLSSKERMLATVSALMDIASRLTHKLKASKPMKTSSLNKPKKLMTNISNKAITLFHPRKVVCGGGSGGERPKGRGGHEEEKWGDGGVWQRSILMGDKCEPLDFSGAIYYDSNGQQLSGVPLRSPRASPLPGYLERAQKI